In Pseudorasbora parva isolate DD20220531a chromosome 20, ASM2467924v1, whole genome shotgun sequence, a single window of DNA contains:
- the LOC137049656 gene encoding calcitonin gene-related peptide 1, which yields MYHLKLSSQILIFLVILHCVATVPHNRYSLSPNEQPDDLREADGWLFTDLSDNPFVSFTRQRPPRGLSAVNSHHIEKRRCNTATCVTQRLADFLVRSSNTIGTVYAPTNVGSNTYGKRDLLQSPLYLPL from the exons ATGTATCATCTGAAATTGTCCTCCCAGATCCTTATCTTCCTTGTGATTCTGCATTGTGTCGCCACAGTCCCTCACAACAG GTACTCGCTTTCGCCCAATGAGCAGCCAGATGACTTGCGAGAGGCTGATGGATGGCTTTTTACAGATCTATCTGACAATCCCTTTGTGAGTTTTACAAGGCAACGGCCCCCGAGAGGTCTAAGTGCAGTGAACAG TCATCACATCGAAAAGAGGAGGTGCAATACAGCCACCTGTGTTACTCAGAGATTAGCAGATTTTCTCGTCCGATCCAGCAACACCATCGGCACCGTCTATGCGCCAACCAACGTCGGATCTAACACTTATGGAAAGAGAGACCTGCTGCAGTCACCTCTTTACCTGCCCTTATAG